Proteins co-encoded in one Candidatus Neomarinimicrobiota bacterium genomic window:
- a CDS encoding TrkH family potassium uptake protein, whose translation MIIPALISWGYGEPDIAGHVKSVAICVFVGLPIWLYTRNNHSLNSKDGFAVVSLAWVLVALAGTLPFYLTGAIPNFTDAWFESMSGVTTTGATIIGNPLTLPNLPNGIESLTHGVLFWRSFIQWIGGMGIIVFTIAILPLLGVGGVQLFKAEVPGPVADKIRPRVKETAKILWMVYVGLTLAETILLGISGMPWFDSICHALTTMPTGGFSTQNASIGAYGNPVIHYIIIIFMFIAGVNFTLHFLALTGKFKGYFRDPEFLSYLGITLAVTFFIFLNVASATVQWTHENFLVSLFQSVSILTTTGFGSANYGLWPHFSQFLLLILMFVGGMGGSTGGGMKIARIILLMKYAATETRRMLHSRAIIPIRIGERYISEDVIRNTLGFFLFYMSIFAITTLILTTLNLDIESAVGAAASAIGNIGPGLGAFGPENNYSLLHPIGKWMLSFCMLLGRLEIFTIMVLFSRTFWK comes from the coding sequence GCAACAATCATTCGTTGAATAGTAAAGATGGATTTGCCGTTGTTTCTCTTGCTTGGGTATTGGTTGCATTGGCTGGGACGTTACCGTTCTATTTAACCGGGGCGATTCCTAATTTTACTGACGCTTGGTTTGAATCTATGTCTGGCGTAACCACTACGGGTGCGACTATAATCGGCAACCCTCTGACATTGCCTAACTTACCCAATGGAATTGAAAGTTTGACTCATGGTGTTCTTTTTTGGCGGTCATTTATTCAATGGATAGGCGGAATGGGCATTATTGTTTTTACAATTGCAATCCTCCCTTTATTAGGAGTTGGGGGTGTCCAATTATTCAAAGCAGAAGTACCTGGACCAGTGGCGGATAAAATTCGTCCTAGGGTAAAAGAAACTGCAAAAATATTATGGATGGTTTATGTTGGCTTAACATTAGCAGAAACTATTTTATTGGGTATAAGCGGAATGCCCTGGTTTGACTCTATTTGCCATGCATTGACCACGATGCCTACCGGTGGATTCAGTACCCAAAATGCCAGCATTGGTGCCTATGGTAATCCTGTGATTCATTATATCATTATTATATTTATGTTTATTGCCGGCGTGAATTTCACACTTCACTTTTTGGCATTAACCGGAAAGTTTAAAGGCTATTTCAGAGATCCGGAATTTCTATCTTATTTAGGTATAACACTGGCAGTTACATTTTTTATTTTCCTCAATGTGGCATCAGCGACCGTACAATGGACTCATGAGAATTTCTTGGTATCCCTATTTCAAAGTGTTTCAATTCTGACTACGACTGGGTTCGGTTCTGCTAATTATGGACTTTGGCCGCACTTCTCCCAATTTCTTCTGCTGATACTTATGTTCGTTGGTGGAATGGGCGGTTCCACAGGCGGTGGAATGAAAATTGCTCGAATCATTTTACTTATGAAATATGCAGCAACAGAAACGCGTAGAATGCTCCACTCTAGGGCTATCATTCCAATACGTATTGGAGAACGTTATATAAGTGAGGATGTGATTAGAAATACACTCGGGTTCTTCCTTTTTTATATGTCCATCTTCGCCATTACAACACTCATTCTCACAACATTGAATTTAGATATTGAATCGGCAGTTGGTGCGGCTGCATCAGCCATCGGAAATATTGGTCCCGGTTTGGGTGCTTTTGGTCCCGAAAATAATTATTCATTACTTCACCCAATTGGAAAATGGATGCTTTCCTTTTGTATGCTATTGGGACGTTTGGAGATTTTTACAATTATGGTTTTATTCAGTCGTACATTTTGGAAATAA